agatcatgccaaaggaaaagaagggatagctttaacagacctgagtcgattctctttacaatccctctaacataggttaattgcgacaaaacacgtgacggaAAGATCGAAGTGTGAAAAattctgtatgatattcttgaaaaagattgcaccatactcccttagaatcgcaaaatcccgttacTATTACTTTATgaaatctcgtatgaatttttaTAGCAAATTCCGTATGATCACTTTGTGAATTTGATCACAACCTTGTAAGATACTTACATAAGCAATAGCGTTAGAGTCTTTATGGCTTTTTGTAAATTCAATATCTTTGTGAGTAATGCAAATCTTGAATTTGAGAAGTCATCTTTCAATCATTTCTTTAAAGATTGCCAATCTCACGTTCTTATCATGTTATGAAGTTTCAAACAATTTATTTGAGCCCTCATCCGTTAATTTAGAAATCTTAGTATCCAACCTTGATAAGGTAAGGAGATCTCTTAAATTTGTAAgcttgtgggccccactttgtgGCTTAGTTGGCCAAAGACTTATTCAAGTTTTGCCACCTTGCAATCTAAGCCAAAGAGTCAAAATTTTGGCTTGATTAAGACTtaacttgctgccacgttggtggTCATTAAAATTATCTCAAGAtcttaattaatctcccactaatccataattaaccaattatccacataattaataagtatctcaaattacttaaaatactactcacttttaacacactttatacaccttactattatggccatatggtaccttgtatgatactagtccataaataccggatattttagcttgggccatattttatcccaacatgtcaaactttgatgaaaattcattttctttgattttattaccctctcacctttacgaatttactcatcacttgtttgaaatagcataatgcttaaaatctcattcccgaacttacgtcgattagcttatgacgaaactttaacgtacgaaaatgcggaatgttacatctcatttttgagctttcatcaatttatttatggcgtactttcacgtacaaaaaatatggggtgtaacacataATTCCCATACTCACCAAATGCAGGTGTATTTAGAAAATATGTGAAGCGTATGACCATAACCATTGGGAGACAGATAGAAAAATATACCACAAATAAGTAAAgcatgactaaggtgcaataaatagTTCAACATCTCAagaaccatctcgctcaaatatATCCACAAGGCCTATACAGGACCACATCATGTGTGTGAATAATCAATTtgtctcacaacccatcatagcataagagagaaacACACGAAGTAGACCaggtgttgcaccctattttgcactagtcaagataTGATTCAACTTGTGAGTTCTCTGTtattgataaaagagagtcgccacctaatatttaaaggtatactagggtacctattcaattaataagtcattttttttattattagtcTCCTAACCGGTGATATTATGGGTAAGAGTTCTTATTCTTTtaagggaaaggtgttaggcatcccttaGGATCTAcgtgaggtagctccataggatttaTACTAAGTTTGGGATCAATTATTGGTATAAGGAAGGTTTCTTATCGGATACCTAAGTATGATATTGATAGGAATGATGTGAGGTCCTAAAGAGATATAAGTATATGAACGGATTCATAAGAGATGTTAAAAGAGTCTTGAAATTGATACATAAATGGTCTAGATTTTATAAATTTATAAAAAGGGATTGAGTTATGAAAATACTTTGATTTGGGGGATGGCTATATATAATTCTAAAGGGACGTTTGTAAAAAAGCATATCTAGAATTTACCTTAGATTCAGAGGGTTTTTAAAGAAGGGGTTATTTACCGAAAAATTCCTTAAGGGCGACAGTTTCTTGAAATTCTGATTTTTGCCTTTGAAAATGAAGCTGAAATATGATTTCTCCTTTTGAAATAGATCTACTATTTTGCTAAGTTCTGAATTTTTAAAATCTCTTAAGGAAAGGAAAGATGAGTGAAACATAATAATAAATCGTTGGCAGATTATAACTAGAGAGTTAAGGATTTACTTCTAACTAATTTCCCTTTTAATCCCGTGTTACTTAAGGTAAAGCATGAAAGAAAAATACGtgttctaatatatgagtgttatatacatgagAGATAAACAACAATAAAGACATCATAAATACAATTAACATTAAACTAGTAGATAGTAATATTGATGAAGGAATTGAGGGAAACAGGACTGGACTATGTGATTGGGCCTTAAGAAGGCAAGCCCAGTAGTGAAGAGACGCGGATACTAGCTAACTTTGGACTCCTCGATGAGATGCAATAAAGCTGGAGCTGGGCTTGAGTTCATTATGAACTCAGAGGCCCAAACAGATGTACATGTGAAAGAATAAGAAAGTCATTGGACATATATCCAGTGTATTTGGCGTATTTTAACTACAGATCATTCGTTGAAGTACACGAAAAATACATAAACAGTTAATTAAAGCAAGCATAAGATTAATATGGTagagaaaattatatattaatgtgATGGCTTTACTTAGAAAATAATTCGCATTGGAAACcattcgttgtcattaaacactaaacccttaAAGAACTGAATGTGTCAATACATTCAGTTTGGATCACACTCGAGGTCGATGCTCCCTTTGGATCCCCCAAcacgtcaaagttcccaagggactcaaggcccagggcaattcttgtgccggggagggcagcccaacctagagtcgaaCTCCACCCCAAAATATCCTAAATCAGTAACTACATGTTTTCCTTATGGGTTTAAGTGCTAATGAGGCCCTTCTAGTACAAACTAAGTACTAAGGTATTACATACCACGAAATATGTACTTTCCTTTTAATGAAAATAATACAAGAGAGTACAGACTATTATTAATACTGAATAGGGAACCACATATCAAAGAGACCTAAAGGGGGAGGGGCTGAGTTCAAAGTACACATAGATAAAAAAGAGGTTTCATAATCTCATCATTGCAGGAATGAGTTATTAAAGCATAACATATTCAAACATATATTGATAACATTACTTAGCACCTTAAAGACATCAAGGCAGATACAAACTAACAGTCATGGACAGCTATTGCAACAGAAAGGTTACCAAAGTTATGGGATTACACTCTTATCGTGACTACAAATTCAGAGGTTCAAATATGACACACCCTAAGGTCTAAAAGGATAATGCTTGTAACAAGTCAATATATTCAGACAATATCAATCAATGAGCTTCATAAGGTTTGAGAGTCAAGTTCTGCTTTAGGTTAATAATGAGGAGGAGGGCTGAGCATCACTCAAGGTAGAATATGGTattaaaaaattaagaaaaaggaTAGCAACATTCAGTCAATTGTTCAAAGGCAAGGTAAACGAGATAGTGATCTCATATTGGGAAAGGAGTTTTACCCATCACAAAATTAAGTTGATCATGCAAATGAAGACAGGAAATGGAAACATTGTATCAAACAAGTTTAGTTCAAACATAAGTCTAGTTTAGCATATAAGTATGGGGTGACCATGTTTCAATTCTTAGAACTATCAATGGACTATAACAGTATGTCTAAATCCTACTTTCATGGAAGATAAGCTAGTGATAGATGCATGCATACTTTATAGAAATACAATAGGAGCTGAAAGAGATTAAGGACAGGGATATATAACATATATGTGTGAAGATCTCCACTGAATGTGGAACAAACTTAGTTGTGCAACATTTATTAATTGACTTCATCCAAACAAAATCATGACTTacacaaagaagaggaaaatagtttAACCTTAACAAAATACATATACAAcaaagattcatgagaagaagaTAGCTTGATGCAAATAAGATAGCCTCCCATGCATACAACAGTTGATCATCAGAAAGCTATAATTATAGCTCAGATATCACACTCAAAGTTAACAGGTATATATACAAGGAGGAAAGGCATCTAAACACTCAGACACTTTCAATTTAGTTAAGTGACATAGACATATTGAATTTTTCAAGTGTATATCTGTTAAGATTTACCAAATAATGAACTTGATCATAAACAAGTAAGATGTAGGGAATAATATACAGAAGTGAACATTATAATAGTATCATTGATGAAGGGAAAAACACGAACATGATTGGTTTAATAATGATGATAGTCAAACAGAGTAAGGACAATAGTGGTAACTCAGAGATAGTTTAACAAAAACACAAGTAGACAAGAAGATATATAGACATTGTAAGTTCAAACTTAAGGTTAAGAAGCAGGGAAAGATAAGTCATCTTAATCTCATTCTCGGGCACTAAACTCAACTTCAAAGTTCACAAAATTACAGGTGTAACGAGATAGAGATAAGTTTACAACAAGTTAATGAAAATTATGAAGTTCATACTGAATATAAACACATAAGAGCTTAGACTGGGAAACTGTTAAAAAATATAGATCAATGAGTATCATTTATAACTTAATCGAGTATCCCTTAAAGAGTCATAACAGAACATGCTAGACATACAATATTGTCACACTAACAAAATATAACTATCAAACATGTCAAACACATACAGCATAACTATAATCTACAGAACTTAACATCGACATATCTAAATCATTCAGAGAGGAACAAAAGAAAAGGGAGAGAAAGGTGCTGACCTTCTTAAGAGCAGCATACCAAACAGATTTCTTTTGTTGCTCAAGATCCCACAACTTTCAAGCTCGAACCAGCAAAAGAAACCTGGCGAAAGAGAGAGAAACAGTAATATACCTAAGACCAGGAACCCTAATGTTCTTAGTTTTTTTGCGCTTAGTATGTTCAATGTTAGGTTTTCTTTGGTTGGTCTCCatgttaggtgagagcattgaagacctccttttatagtggcattcaatgccTCTAGATTTTCAGATTTTAAATTAagatagtggagagtgacgatGAGTTAATGATGTGAGCATAGTCGGGTAAAATTATAGAGAACATAGGGGAAATCATTGTTTGAGTTTACCTGAGTGGAGAGATATGAGAGGGTGAACGTTGAAGTACAAGGAACCACCGGTCTGAACCCTAATacccagaggtcattgcatttgacctctgggtgtcGAATATTGTTGATGAAACCAGCTAACATCTCCTGCTTGCTTTGATTTGAATGGACGAAAGAAGGAATCAGGagaatttgaagtttcacctTTTGGGTCTGATTTCTTCAATTAGGGTTTTGAAATCGAAAGGCAAAAATGGAAAGAACAACGAGACCAAGTGTATAGAAACAAAAGGAACaaccatgcatgccatggatttgaaagaTCAGTAGCGATTTGAAGTTTCACCTCTGAGATTAGGGTTTCAGAATTTAGGTGGTTTGAATTTGTAATTGAAAAAAGGGAATGTTAAGAGAGAATCATGGATCAGTAGGGAATGTTCAGATAGGTTCATGGCCTTGCACCAATTTGTGCAAGGCTCAGGTGATTGATGGGTCTGTAGGCTTGAGTGAgaagagagaagaagagaaaacgGGGAGGTGAGGCAGCTGAGTGATGTGAAAGTTAATTAGGGTTTGGGGGAATAGAGGTTCGTCTCTAGGTTAGTTTTGAGAGATAGAATACAGGCCGTTGGATTTCGTGATCAACGACCCTGGAATTTCGGGCATTTAGGATTTTTTAGAAAGAATTTTAAGGGCATTGGAATAAGAGGTTTGAACAGTGGAGATGGGGTCTTTGGGCGGGTGTTttaaaaatcaaagaaaaatcaGAGATTAAATGGGAGTCGTTGATCTGATGGATCAACGGttcatatgtgtgtgtgtgtttgttttgtgagtggtaACGGGGGTGACGTGGCAAATGTTGATTGGTGCGAATAGAGTTCCTTGGATTGCCAAGTTGGAAGAGAGGGGTGGACTTGGGCTAGGTATTTCCGTATTGGGCTGtacatttgggataaaataatttaataaatagcAATTTTATACTTGGTtaaggaattgcaattgtagccttttagtttttaaccctttttaaaattaatttaaataaacataacaatttcaataaaaatatggtaaaattataattactatatattattaattattttaattaattatctataaataACACATATTTTGAATTATAGcactaatttcaaaatattaacatagtaacctaattcattggaaattaaggagtaattttgtcaaattataaaacctatgtaatgtatatacaaAAGTTCTTATagtaaatacatttgtaattacacaatattagtactatgtgattaattttgaaattaatacttaattaatttataaaaatagatattcattaatagaaaaatacttttaaaatatttattataagttgttaagcgtgaataaattaattttaaaagggagagTGAAAATTAACCGTCAACAACTACCCCTCTTTGACcagagacgatgaaagagttttcgggcaaagaaattctagcaaagccaattttgtcccgacttttAGGCATGTATTGCAGGAAATGAGGATGGTGAACTACAGGATTGAATATGGGAAGAATTTGGGAAGATTTAGGAATATTAGGCCGAATTCTAGCTTTGAATTACTTACATACCTTGGGCTTAACGAGGAccaggcctcatgtagttctggagtagGGACTTTGGGGAAGCGGCACTCGCAAGAATTGTCCTGGTATCGTATTGTGGCGATACAGCGAGGCGGAAGATTGGTCACTCGTGATAGCTTGAATTTTGCGGCCTACTTTGAATGATTCGAAATTTTGAGCTCGTTGGTCATCTATACCTTGGATCTTGAGCCCACTACTAGGTTGGCTGTCCCCAGTGCGTTGTAGTTTGGTCTGCTATTAAGAAGCAGTTCCACACTGCAGTGTTTGTTCCTGCAAAACAAAATGAAATACACATATACCAATATATTGTAATGCAGAATATATTAAGATGCAACGTAAATGATGCATGAATGATGATGTCTGGCTTCCAGTGAGCCGTTATTTGGGATTGGGATGATAGGATACTTGATCCTGACTCGATTTGTCAGTCGGGTAGTGTACCGTTACGCATTTGTCGGAGCATTTGAAaattgtctccgcttgttgggagagcttgattggtAAAGTGCGTCTCTGCTTGTAGGGAAAGCTTTGCACTGAGaaatgtctccgcttgttgggagagctttgcactaaaAATGTAAAATAATCTCCGCTCAGGAGCGATCAAAATCATTACTAAAGTTGCACGAACAAAACATTAAAACATTCAAGGTAACAGTAATATAaacatgcccaagagatactcttgagtGCGAAGCTAAGTTGCGGCCATCGATTGGCGGAACGTTGGTGACGAGGTTCACAATTTTCTATTCCGACATATGTGATTGACGGAGCGGTGTTGAGGATTGCTTTTCATTGGAAAAGTTTGTAGTTTGCTATATACAAAAGTCCAGTTGGCAAAGCCGATGTTTGATTTTTATAAGCGCTCCGCTTGATTGAGCTAGCGGTTTGCTATTTACAGAGCTATGATTGGTGAAGCTGACATGCGATTTGTACATGGTGCTCCGATTGATTGAGTAGACGGTTTGCTATTTACAGATTACTGTGTCAACTGTGTGATTCTGAAGCACCTATAAAGGATTCAAGAGTTAGCCTTATCTGTTCTCGAAAATTTAAAGTGAAAGGAGGAGAGATAATCTTAGGCAAGTGGCGGATCCGTCGTTTGCCCCGGTGTGGTCCCAATGATTCGTTTACTCCCTGTTGaccctgcattcaaagaaaactTCTTAGTAGGGGAGGGGAATGGTTGGGTTGCATTGACCATGGTATTTATTTGCCCCCGTCTTTGACATGATTGATCCACAGAGTTCGGTAGATGGAACATatcactttatatatatattttagaaaatatttgttTCTTTTAAGGCAAATGCCATCATTCTGGATTATGACACATTACGAAAGATTCTCTGCATGCGAATTGTATTTCTTTGAGAAATTCGTCCCATTGATGCCGATCTTCCATGGTGTCTCTGACAACGCGGCTTCTTGCTGTTGTGACTGCGTCCTAAATAAAGCTAATGCATTACAGAGgtttcctaaggttatgaccgaaccctttcagGTTACCTACGTATCCAAAATGAAATTAGGTATGAGCGTAGTTCGTGGGATAATGATGAAATATGATGAACGGCCGAGCCTGAATCAGGAAGCCTATGTATCCAAAATGGAATCAGGTCGGAACATAGTTCAATTGCAACAaatgcaaaatgatgagattaagaaataaaaatggccgagtctgactcagacaGCCTACGTATCCTAGTGGAATCAGGcaagaacgtagttcaattacaaaagatgactaaATCTATTGAGGATTGGCTACGTATTCCTTTATaaggaaatcaagtcggcgtAGTTCCTGAACAACATACAAAAATGACATTTGGTTTACTATTACAAAAGAAAGGGGGAGAGAAACTaaaccctacgtgggttgcctacgtatccctccatgggaagtcaggttgaacgtagttctgttatatcaaaatcttaactttatctGTCTTCAGgcataatatctcttgattgcgtccgAGTTGATTGAATTTGTGCTGATTATTCCATCAATTTCTGCAAAGATTAGAGCTCCTCCAAAAGTGCTCTGTGGACCACGTAAGGACCTTTCCGGTTTGGTGTGAAGATCCCTTTAGCTTCTTCTTGatggggaaagattttcttcagaaccaactaccccggtgtAAATTGGTGAGGCTTCACTCTTTTGTTAAATACACTAGCCATCCTGTTATGGTATAGTTGTCCATGACATACTGCATCCATTCTTTTCTCTTCAATGAGTATGAGCTGTTCTTGCCTGACTCGTATCCATTCTTCATCGTCCAATTTTTCTTCTTGAATGACTCTTACAGACGGTATTTGAACTTCTGTGGGTATCACTGCTTTAGTGTCGTATACCAACACGTATGGCGTCACCCCAGTAGATGCTCTCATGATAGTCCGGTAACCCAATAAAGCGAAAGGTAACTTCTCGTACCATTTTctatgattgtccactatctttcgcagaatcctcttgatattcttgttagctGCCTTGACCGCCTCATTCATTTGTGGTCTGTAGGCTGGGAAATTGCTGTGGACGATTCTAAACTTCTCGTAGATTTCCCTAATGAGGTCACTATTAAGGTTGGCGGCATTGTTAGTGATGATAGACTCCAGTATCCCAAATCTACAAACGATGTTATTCCGGACAAAATCTGTCACTACCTTCTTCATGACGGCCTTGTAAGTAGATGCCTCGACCTATTTGGTGAAATAGTCAATGGCTACCAAAATAAAATGATGTCTGTTTGACTCTACAGGCTGTATGAGTCCTATCacgtccatgccccaagcggcGAAAGGCCAGGGCGAACCCATTACATTTAACTTATTTGgtggaacccggatgaaatctctgtgaatctggcactggtgacacttctgcacatagCGGATGCTATcactttccatagtcatccaaaagtatccaactctcaaaatcttcttggctaaCGTGAACCCGTTTATTTAGGGTCCGCACGTCCCTGCATGTATTTCTTCTAATAGTCTGGTTGCTTCGATGGCGTCTACATATCTCAGCAAACCTATGCCTAGGGTCCTCTAGTACAAGACTCCCTCGTTGAGTAAAAAGTGGTTTGCCAACCTCCTGAGGGCTCGCTTTTGACCATTAGAAGCATTTTTTGGGTATTCCTGGGTCGCAAGGAACTTCTTGATGTCGTGATACCAAGGTTTACCATCTGGTTCCTTATCCACATGGAAGCAATAGGCATGTTGATCCTTGATTTATACCTCGATAGGATCGATgtagttcttgtctggatgctgaATCATGGATAACAAAGTTGCAAGGGCGTCTGCGAACTCGTTCTGAATTCTGGGACATGcctgaactctatctttgtgaacttTTTGCACAGTTCCTTCACGTAGTGCAGGTATGGTAGTATCTTGACATTCTTAGTTGACCATTCTCCTTGGACTTGATGGATCAGCAAATCGAAATCTCCTATTATCAACAgttctttgatgttcatgtcAAATGCCATTCTGATTCCAAGGATGCATGCCtcgtattcagccatattattggtacatgggaatcttatctttgccgaCATTGGATAGTGTTGTCCGGATTCTAAAATAAGGACTGCTCCAATCccgactcctttgaagtttgctgctccatcgaaaaacattctctaCCCAGGGTATACTTCTGCAATATCTTCCCCGAAAAATAGTACTTCTTCATCGGGGAAatatgtggtaagtggcttgtaATCCCCATCCACTGGATTCTCGACGAGGTGGTCAGCTAAAGCTTTTCCTTTGATAGCCTTCTGAGTTATGTGCACAATGTCAAATTTGCTGAGGAGAATTTTCCATTTAACTATCTTTCCAGTAGGCATTGGCTTCCGAAAAATatacttgagcgggtcgagccAAGATATCAGATGCATAGTGTATGCTAACGTGTAATGCCTTAGCTTTTGAGCAATCTAGGTCAGAACACAAGGGGGTTTGAGAAATACTCTTTGATTCTGTCGAAAGCTTTCTGGCACTCCTCCGTCCATTTCGTGGCAGCATCCTTCTTTAGCAGCTTTAAAATGGGTCCAGTTCTATCCTTTTCCTACTTACAATAAAACCCAATAGTTTTCTAGCAGGGACTCCGAACGCGCACTTTGATGGATTAAGTTTCAAACTATACCTTCGCAGGCGTTcgaaaaatttcctcaagtcgtcCAAGTGCTCAAAACTCTTTCGAGATTTTAAAATGACATCGTCTACATACACCTTtatctccttatgaatcatgtcatgaaaaaggttcgtcatggccctcatgtaggtggtgCCGGCATTCTTGAGACCAAACGGCATAACCCTATAACAGTAAACTCCCAAAGGAGTGGTGAAAGTTGTCTTCTCTACGTCTTCCTCGTGCATTAGAATTTGATGGCATCCagcaaaacaatccacaaatgaCTGTAGTTCAT
This region of Nicotiana tomentosiformis chromosome 4, ASM39032v3, whole genome shotgun sequence genomic DNA includes:
- the LOC138909633 gene encoding uncharacterized protein produces the protein MAEYEACILGIRMAFDMNIKELLIIGDFDLLIHQVQGEWSTKNVKILPYLHYVKELCKKFTKIEFRFGILESIITNNAANLNSDLIREIYEKFRIVHSNFPAYRPQMNEAVKAANKNIKRILRKIVDNHRKWYEKLPFALLGYRTIMRASTGVTPYVLVYDTKAVIPTEVQIPSVRVIQEEKLDDEEWIRVRQEQLILIEEKRMDAEQTLQCGTAS